Proteins encoded within one genomic window of Bradyrhizobium sp. CB1717:
- a CDS encoding ABC transporter ATP-binding protein, with translation MDQLSGYARRPFAFVLRYLRRRLASHLVILTAVVGAVACSVGTQYGVKSLVDSLSAGTSHGGSVWLAFILLMSLIAADNFLWRIASWTASFTFVRVTGDLRRDIFRHLTGHAPSYFSDRMPGMLTSRITATSNAVFTVENMFVWNVLPPCIATIAAIMLIGTVSPYMALGLIVIAGGMVIAMFHLAAAGKPLHDDFADKAAVVDGEMIDVISNMPLVRAFCGISHEHERFDATVNRELTARGRSLRYLEKLRLTHAGVTVLLTVALMAWAITLWQQGEATTGDVVLVCTLGLSILNATRDLAVALVDVTQHVARLTEAIATLLVPHELRDHPEAEPLVKSGAAIAYNNVTFGYPGAEKIFERFSLRLQPGQRVGLVGHSGGGKSTLFTLLQRFYDVDEGSVTIDGQDISKVTQLSLREAISVVPQDISLFHRSIRENIRYGRPNATDDEVLRAAIAARCDFVESLPEGLDTMVGDRGVKMSGGQRQRIAIARAFLKDAPILLLDEATAALDSESEEAIREALTRLMRGRTVVAIAHRLATLRNFDRVVVLKAGKIIEDGAPDRLMQGHGPYRELVTQEMSRLAKVAA, from the coding sequence ATGGATCAACTTTCTGGATACGCACGCAGGCCATTTGCCTTTGTCTTGCGCTATCTCAGGCGTCGCCTCGCATCACATCTGGTGATCCTGACCGCGGTCGTGGGCGCCGTTGCCTGCTCCGTGGGCACGCAGTACGGCGTCAAATCCCTGGTCGACAGTTTGTCAGCGGGAACTTCTCATGGTGGCAGCGTATGGCTGGCATTCATTCTGCTCATGTCACTGATCGCCGCCGACAACTTCCTGTGGCGGATCGCGAGCTGGACGGCCAGCTTCACCTTCGTTCGCGTCACCGGCGATCTCAGGCGTGACATCTTTCGCCATCTGACCGGGCACGCGCCGAGCTACTTCTCCGATCGCATGCCCGGCATGCTGACGAGCCGTATCACCGCGACCTCGAATGCGGTGTTCACGGTCGAGAACATGTTCGTCTGGAATGTCCTGCCGCCGTGCATTGCCACAATTGCGGCAATCATGCTGATTGGAACCGTCAGTCCCTACATGGCGCTGGGCCTGATCGTGATCGCCGGCGGCATGGTGATCGCGATGTTCCATCTGGCTGCAGCCGGCAAGCCGCTGCACGACGACTTCGCCGACAAGGCCGCTGTCGTCGACGGCGAGATGATCGACGTCATCAGCAACATGCCGCTGGTCCGCGCCTTCTGCGGCATCAGCCATGAGCACGAGCGCTTCGATGCGACCGTCAATCGCGAGCTCACCGCGCGCGGCCGCAGCCTGCGCTATCTCGAGAAGCTGCGGCTGACCCATGCCGGCGTGACCGTTCTCCTGACGGTGGCGCTGATGGCCTGGGCCATCACGCTCTGGCAGCAGGGCGAGGCCACCACCGGCGACGTCGTCCTGGTCTGCACGCTCGGCCTCTCCATCCTCAATGCGACGCGCGATCTGGCGGTGGCGCTGGTCGACGTCACCCAGCACGTCGCCCGCCTGACCGAGGCGATTGCGACCCTTCTCGTGCCGCACGAATTGCGCGACCATCCCGAGGCCGAACCCCTGGTCAAGAGCGGCGCCGCGATCGCGTACAACAACGTCACCTTCGGCTATCCCGGGGCTGAGAAGATCTTCGAGCGCTTCAGCCTGCGGCTGCAACCCGGCCAGCGCGTCGGTCTGGTCGGCCACTCCGGCGGCGGCAAGTCGACGCTATTTACCCTGCTTCAGCGCTTCTACGATGTCGACGAGGGCAGCGTCACCATCGACGGTCAGGATATCTCCAAGGTGACCCAGCTGAGCCTGCGCGAGGCGATCTCGGTGGTGCCGCAGGATATTTCCTTGTTTCATCGCTCGATTCGCGAGAATATCCGCTATGGGCGGCCGAACGCGACCGACGACGAGGTGCTGCGCGCAGCGATCGCGGCGCGCTGCGACTTCGTCGAGAGCCTGCCTGAGGGCCTCGACACCATGGTCGGCGACCGCGGTGTCAAGATGTCCGGCGGCCAGCGCCAGCGCATTGCCATCGCGCGCGCCTTCCTGAAGGACGCGCCGATCCTGCTGCTCGACGAGGCGACCGCGGCTCTCGACAGCGAATCCGAGGAGGCGATCCGCGAGGCGCTGACACGCCTGATGCGCGGCCGCACCGTGGTTGCGATCGCGCATCGCCTGGCGACGCTGCGCAATTTCGATCGCGTGGTGGTGCTCAAGGCCGGCAAGATCATCGAGGACGGCGCGCCCGACCGGCTGATGCAGGGCCACGGCCCCTACCGTGAGCTGGTGACGCAGGAGATGAGCCGGCTGGCGAAAGTCGCCGCGTAA
- a CDS encoding glycosyltransferase family 4 protein has protein sequence MRIAQVAPLTEAVPPKLYGGTERVVHWLTEELVALGHDVTLFASGDSQTSAKLDALWPRALRLDGSVRDPNALHMVLLERVRQKCDDEEFDFLHFHLDYYPWSLFYRQPTPFVTTLHGRLDLPEHQPVFTTFSKMPVISISNAQRRPVPQANWVTTIHHGLPENLLTPKPVKQEYLAVLGRIAPEKGVDRAIKIATHCGIPLKIAAKVDRADQDYYDELIKPMIENNPLVEFIGEINDHEKSDFLSGALALLLPIDWPEPFGLVMIEAMACGTPVIAFNRGSVPEIIDEGLTGFVVEDVISAAGVVKRIPQLDRAAIRKQFETRFTARRMALDYLAAYRSLTEEQAPRIKLVSSAE, from the coding sequence ATGCGCATCGCGCAGGTAGCTCCGTTGACGGAGGCTGTTCCACCCAAGCTGTATGGCGGCACTGAGCGGGTGGTGCATTGGTTGACGGAAGAGTTGGTGGCCCTGGGGCATGACGTGACGCTGTTCGCCAGTGGCGACTCGCAGACATCTGCAAAGCTCGATGCATTGTGGCCGCGGGCGCTGCGCCTCGACGGTTCCGTACGAGATCCCAACGCACTGCATATGGTGCTCCTGGAGCGCGTGCGGCAGAAATGTGACGACGAGGAGTTCGACTTCCTCCACTTCCATCTCGATTACTATCCGTGGTCGTTGTTCTACCGCCAGCCGACGCCGTTCGTGACCACGCTGCACGGCCGGCTCGACTTGCCGGAGCACCAGCCTGTCTTCACCACCTTCTCGAAGATGCCTGTGATCTCGATCTCGAACGCGCAGCGGCGGCCGGTGCCGCAGGCGAATTGGGTGACGACGATCCACCACGGCCTGCCCGAGAACCTGCTGACGCCGAAACCGGTGAAGCAGGAATACCTCGCCGTGCTCGGCCGCATCGCGCCGGAGAAGGGCGTCGACCGCGCCATCAAGATCGCGACCCATTGCGGCATCCCGCTGAAGATCGCGGCCAAGGTCGATCGCGCCGACCAGGATTACTATGACGAATTGATCAAGCCGATGATCGAGAACAATCCGCTGGTGGAGTTCATCGGCGAGATCAACGATCACGAGAAGTCCGACTTCCTGAGCGGCGCGCTTGCACTTCTGCTGCCGATCGACTGGCCGGAGCCGTTCGGCCTCGTGATGATCGAAGCCATGGCCTGCGGAACGCCGGTGATCGCCTTCAACCGCGGCTCGGTGCCTGAGATCATCGACGAGGGCCTGACCGGCTTCGTGGTCGAGGACGTCATCAGCGCCGCGGGCGTGGTCAAACGGATCCCGCAACTGGACCGCGCCGCCATCCGCAAGCAGTTCGAGACGCGCTTCACGGCGCGGCGGATGGCGCTGGACTATCTCGCCGCCTATCGCAGCCTGACCGAGGAGCAAGCGCCGCGGATCAAGCTGGTCAGCAGCGCGGAGTAA
- a CDS encoding PRC-barrel domain-containing protein: MRAIGALTRALTLGVAVVAGVAVAATRAADGPPAGQTEANAPPTAQPPASTVPVTPKDAAPPPSVTIIGASDAHGVLGRDVRSAADEDMGRIVDVIVDRDGHVRAAVIDFGGFLGVGSRKIVVDWNAMRFGKIANKKDSITLELTKAQVAAAPEYKEDTPMVVLGASGSLQPLQAIQ, from the coding sequence ATGCGTGCGATCGGAGCGCTAACCCGAGCGCTAACCTTGGGCGTGGCGGTCGTCGCGGGCGTGGCGGTCGCCGCCACGCGCGCCGCCGACGGACCGCCCGCGGGACAGACTGAAGCAAACGCGCCGCCGACGGCACAGCCGCCGGCTTCGACCGTTCCCGTCACGCCGAAGGACGCCGCGCCGCCGCCGTCGGTGACCATCATCGGCGCGAGCGATGCACATGGCGTGCTCGGCCGCGATGTGCGCAGCGCCGCCGACGAGGACATGGGCCGCATCGTCGATGTCATCGTCGACCGGGACGGGCACGTGCGCGCGGCGGTGATCGATTTCGGCGGGTTCCTCGGCGTCGGCAGCCGCAAGATCGTGGTGGACTGGAACGCGATGCGGTTCGGCAAGATTGCCAACAAGAAGGACAGCATCACGCTGGAACTGACCAAGGCGCAGGTCGCGGCCGCGCCGGAATACAAGGAAGACACGCCGATGGTCGTGCTCGGCGCGTCCGGCAGCCTTCAACCGCTGCAAGCGATCCAGTGA
- a CDS encoding MFS transporter, with protein sequence MLLSRKPNHADRDGHVERDNVAALPPAGIPAPSRQSLRGLDWFIFFLADVQTGFGPFIAVYLTTQKWTQVEIGLVLSIGGIVALIGQMPGGAIIDAAKSERLVAALAIATIGACALAYAAMPVFAVVVTAATLHAMASCVLGPAIAAISLGLVGPLAIGERLGRNARFASLGNGVAAAVMGTAGYLLSSRSVFLVTFLLAIPTLIALSRIREEEVDIRRCHGEMPPEAADRGDTNVWHLIRQRPLIVFALSVLLLQLANAAMMPLMASAVTARSSQWATVLVAACIIVPQAIVALLSPTVGRKAQVWGRRPLLLIGFGALTIRGLLFATVRDPYLLVAVQVFDGITAAVFAVMIPLIVADVAFGSGHFNLAQGIVGTATGIGASLSTALGGYVSDKFGNATAFIGLSGVAATGLLLILLVMPETRRTGMAATKEMAG encoded by the coding sequence GTGCTGTTGTCCAGGAAGCCGAACCATGCAGATCGCGATGGCCACGTTGAACGGGACAACGTCGCCGCGCTGCCGCCTGCGGGCATTCCGGCGCCGTCGCGTCAGAGCCTGCGCGGCCTCGACTGGTTCATCTTCTTCCTCGCCGACGTGCAGACCGGCTTCGGTCCCTTCATCGCGGTCTACCTGACGACGCAGAAATGGACCCAGGTCGAGATCGGCCTCGTGCTGTCGATCGGCGGCATCGTCGCCCTGATCGGACAGATGCCGGGCGGCGCGATCATCGATGCGGCGAAGTCCGAACGGCTGGTCGCTGCGCTCGCGATCGCGACCATCGGCGCCTGCGCGCTCGCCTATGCCGCGATGCCGGTCTTCGCCGTGGTGGTGACGGCCGCCACCCTGCATGCGATGGCGAGCTGCGTGCTGGGGCCGGCGATCGCGGCGATCAGCCTCGGCCTGGTCGGCCCGCTCGCGATCGGCGAGCGGCTCGGCCGAAACGCGCGGTTCGCCTCGCTCGGCAACGGCGTCGCCGCCGCCGTGATGGGCACGGCCGGATATCTCTTGTCGAGCCGCTCGGTGTTCCTCGTCACCTTCCTGCTCGCGATCCCGACCCTGATCGCGTTGTCGCGGATCCGCGAGGAGGAGGTCGACATCAGGCGCTGTCACGGCGAGATGCCGCCGGAAGCCGCCGACCGCGGCGACACCAATGTCTGGCATTTGATCCGGCAGCGTCCGCTCATCGTCTTCGCGCTCAGCGTGCTGCTGTTGCAGCTCGCGAACGCTGCGATGATGCCGCTGATGGCGAGCGCGGTGACGGCGCGGTCGAGCCAGTGGGCGACGGTGCTGGTCGCGGCCTGCATCATCGTGCCGCAGGCGATCGTGGCGCTGCTGTCGCCGACCGTCGGGCGCAAGGCGCAAGTCTGGGGCCGCCGGCCGCTGCTGTTGATCGGATTCGGTGCGTTGACGATTCGCGGTCTGTTGTTCGCGACCGTGCGCGATCCCTATCTGCTGGTCGCGGTGCAGGTGTTCGACGGCATCACGGCGGCGGTGTTCGCGGTGATGATTCCGCTGATCGTCGCCGACGTCGCCTTCGGCAGCGGTCATTTCAACCTGGCGCAGGGCATCGTCGGCACCGCGACCGGCATCGGCGCGTCGCTGAGCACGGCGCTCGGCGGCTATGTCAGCGACAAGTTCGGCAACGCCACCGCCTTCATCGGGCTGTCCGGCGTTGCCGCGACGGGGCTGCTGCTGATCCTGCTCGTCATGCCGGAGACCCGGCGCACCGGCATGGCCGCGACGAAAGAAATGGCCGGCTGA
- a CDS encoding amylo-alpha-1,6-glucosidase encodes MAAEVITKFVSVARTVEQVVEQPFYIPMTGPSARPRRSLKHDDTFIVLDSHGDIGASAGGPDGLFHHDTRYLARLELVLDDLQPLLLGSNLRDDNSALTVDLTNPDIYREGSLVLQKDLLHIVRTVFLWRGTAYQRIGVQNHGDRPACFELTLLFDNDFADLFEVRGERRPRRGTGTSRLLGPTDVLFEYRGLDDRERTTGLHFDPRPTRLSVNAATWQLELDPHQSKSLFVAALCNRPVTEKPARFFRGLLAHRREMRQSTMGAASIETSNNIFNEVLCQAMADLNMLMTETPQGRYPYAGIPWYSTTFGRDGLITALQMLWIDPRIAKGVLRRLSHFQAKAIDPLADAAPGKILHEMRGGEMAALREVPFAQYYGSVDSTALFVLLAGSYFERTGDEKTLIELWPAIEAGLAWIDGPGDPDHDGFVEYQRATEKGLANQGWKDSYDAIFHADGQLAEGNIALAEVQGYVYMAKQLAARCALRLGKPDLVRKFEAEAKALAERFEQAFWCEELGTYALALDGKKRPCKVRTSNAGQVLFSGMIREDRARLVAADLMRPHFFSGWGIRTVAVGEVRYNPMSYHDGSIWPHDNALIALGLARYGLKHSVAHVFKGLFDAATYMDLRRLPELFCGFRREKRRGPTLYPVACAPQAWASATPFTLLEAALGIEFDVARGEIRLRNPHLPAFLNEVILRDLRLGDSSVDLRVSRHGDDVALEVLRTRGQIQVSIVLAR; translated from the coding sequence ATGGCAGCCGAAGTCATCACCAAGTTCGTCTCTGTGGCGCGGACCGTGGAGCAGGTCGTCGAGCAGCCCTTCTATATCCCGATGACGGGGCCGTCGGCGCGCCCGCGACGCTCGCTCAAGCACGATGACACCTTCATCGTGCTCGACAGTCATGGCGACATCGGCGCATCGGCCGGCGGGCCGGACGGGCTGTTTCACCACGATACGCGCTATCTCGCGCGGCTGGAGCTCGTGCTCGACGATCTCCAGCCCCTGCTGCTCGGCTCCAACCTGCGCGACGACAATTCGGCGCTGACCGTCGATCTCACCAACCCCGACATCTACCGCGAGGGCAGCCTCGTGCTGCAAAAGGACCTGCTGCACATCGTGCGCACGGTGTTCCTGTGGCGCGGCACGGCCTATCAGCGCATCGGCGTGCAGAACCACGGCGACCGGCCTGCCTGCTTCGAGCTGACGCTGCTGTTCGACAACGACTTCGCCGATTTGTTCGAGGTTCGCGGCGAGCGGCGGCCGCGCCGCGGGACCGGTACCAGCCGGCTGCTCGGGCCGACCGACGTGCTGTTCGAATATCGCGGTCTCGACGATCGCGAGCGCACCACCGGCCTGCATTTCGATCCGCGTCCGACGCGGCTCTCGGTCAATGCCGCCACCTGGCAGCTCGAGCTGGATCCGCACCAGTCGAAATCGCTGTTCGTGGCCGCGTTGTGCAACCGGCCGGTCACCGAGAAGCCGGCGCGCTTCTTCAGGGGCCTGCTCGCACACCGCCGCGAGATGCGGCAGTCGACGATGGGCGCGGCCAGTATCGAGACCTCCAACAACATCTTCAACGAGGTGCTGTGCCAGGCCATGGCCGACCTCAACATGCTGATGACGGAGACGCCGCAGGGACGCTATCCCTATGCCGGCATTCCCTGGTACTCGACGACCTTCGGGCGCGACGGACTGATCACCGCGCTGCAGATGCTGTGGATCGATCCGCGGATCGCCAAGGGCGTGCTGAGGCGGCTCTCGCATTTCCAGGCCAAGGCGATCGATCCACTGGCCGATGCCGCGCCCGGAAAGATCCTGCACGAGATGCGCGGCGGCGAGATGGCGGCACTGCGCGAGGTGCCGTTCGCGCAATATTACGGCAGCGTCGATTCGACCGCGCTGTTCGTGCTGCTGGCCGGAAGCTATTTCGAGCGCACCGGTGACGAGAAGACCTTGATCGAGCTGTGGCCCGCGATCGAGGCGGGGCTCGCCTGGATCGACGGTCCCGGCGATCCCGACCACGACGGCTTCGTCGAATATCAGCGCGCGACGGAGAAGGGGCTCGCCAACCAGGGCTGGAAGGATTCCTATGACGCGATCTTCCATGCCGACGGCCAGCTCGCGGAAGGCAATATCGCGCTCGCGGAGGTCCAGGGCTACGTCTATATGGCAAAGCAGCTGGCGGCGCGCTGTGCGCTGCGCCTCGGCAAGCCGGACCTCGTGCGCAAGTTCGAGGCCGAGGCCAAGGCACTGGCCGAGCGCTTCGAACAGGCGTTCTGGTGCGAGGAGCTCGGCACCTACGCCCTGGCCCTCGACGGCAAGAAGCGGCCCTGCAAGGTGCGGACCTCCAATGCCGGGCAGGTGCTGTTCAGCGGCATGATCCGGGAGGACCGCGCCCGTCTCGTCGCCGCCGACCTGATGCGGCCGCATTTCTTCTCGGGCTGGGGCATCCGCACCGTCGCCGTCGGCGAGGTGCGCTACAACCCGATGTCCTATCACGACGGATCGATCTGGCCGCACGACAACGCGCTGATCGCGCTTGGGCTCGCGCGCTACGGCCTCAAGCATTCGGTGGCGCATGTCTTCAAGGGGCTGTTCGACGCCGCCACCTATATGGACCTGCGCCGGCTGCCCGAATTGTTCTGCGGCTTCCGGCGCGAGAAGCGGCGCGGCCCGACGCTCTATCCGGTCGCCTGCGCGCCGCAGGCCTGGGCCAGCGCGACGCCGTTCACGCTGCTGGAGGCGGCGCTCGGCATCGAGTTTGACGTGGCGCGCGGCGAGATTCGCCTGCGCAATCCGCATCTGCCCGCGTTCCTGAACGAGGTCATCCTGCGCGATCTGCGCCTCGGCGATTCCAGCGTGGACTTGCGCGTCAGCCGCCACGGCGACGACGTGGCGCTGGAGGTGTTGCGCACGCGCGGCCAGATCCAGGTCTCGATCGTGCTGGCGCGCTAG